In a single window of the Bacillus mycoides genome:
- a CDS encoding sugar transferase: MIRETNQAKLYAIPAQEKDKVLNRSVKRLFDIIFSLILLLFTIPIMLFFCILIALETSGAPIYFQERLGINGKRFYLFKLRSMVSDAEKNGPQWANENDPRITKVGLFIRKTRMDELPQLINILKGDMSFVGPRPEREYFYEKFEVNIPEFRHRLLVKPGLTGWAQINGGYNLDPKEKLELDMEYIEVKTIRMDIRILCKTVFIVLNGNGAR; the protein is encoded by the coding sequence ATGATTCGTGAAACAAATCAAGCTAAGTTGTATGCTATTCCGGCTCAAGAAAAGGATAAGGTTTTGAATCGAAGTGTAAAACGCTTGTTTGATATTATATTTTCACTCATATTGTTACTTTTTACGATACCAATTATGTTGTTTTTTTGTATTTTGATTGCTTTAGAAACATCAGGGGCTCCAATCTATTTTCAAGAGCGTTTAGGAATCAATGGAAAGAGATTTTATTTATTTAAATTAAGATCGATGGTTAGCGATGCTGAAAAGAACGGACCACAATGGGCAAATGAAAATGATCCGAGAATTACAAAGGTTGGATTGTTTATAAGAAAAACGAGAATGGATGAATTACCACAACTTATAAATATTTTAAAAGGTGATATGTCTTTTGTTGGTCCTAGGCCAGAGAGAGAGTATTTTTATGAAAAATTCGAAGTTAATATTCCAGAATTCAGGCACCGTTTATTAGTAAAACCAGGGTTAACAGGGTGGGCACAAATAAATGGAGGATATAATCTTGATCCGAAAGAAAAGTTGGAATTGGATATGGAATATATTGAAGTGAAGACGATTAGAATGGATATTCGTATTTTATGTAAGACAGTTTTTATTGTATTGAATGGGAATGGCGCAAGATAA
- a CDS encoding CpsD/CapB family tyrosine-protein kinase, whose product MSMFKTKKKLPFDPHDALMKEQFYTIYHELKKSGKRVFTVSSTKDRGVVASLIVNMGLVFAEMKKKVLLVDMNFSDPKLHLLLHSNHMTTVNDILSSSALNYESFSSSFSEYLYCIPAKKNVHTGTPLVAMDEFDNVIDKWKVDFDYIFFYSSEVFELPATYIIAEKCDGVILAVKKRKDSLRTVKKVIADIKRKECELLGIVLYS is encoded by the coding sequence ATGTCGATGTTTAAGACAAAGAAAAAGCTGCCATTCGATCCGCATGATGCTCTGATGAAAGAGCAATTTTATACTATATATCATGAATTGAAAAAATCAGGAAAACGAGTATTCACAGTTAGCTCAACGAAGGATAGAGGTGTTGTTGCTTCACTTATAGTAAATATGGGATTAGTTTTTGCGGAAATGAAAAAAAAAGTATTACTTGTCGATATGAATTTTTCTGATCCTAAACTCCATCTACTATTACACAGCAACCATATGACAACAGTAAACGATATATTAAGCTCTTCCGCCTTAAATTATGAATCTTTTTCTAGTTCTTTTTCTGAATATTTATATTGTATTCCCGCAAAAAAAAATGTACATACTGGGACGCCCTTAGTTGCTATGGATGAATTTGATAATGTAATAGACAAGTGGAAAGTAGACTTTGATTATATTTTCTTTTATTCATCCGAAGTATTTGAGCTTCCTGCTACGTATATTATTGCGGAGAAATGTGATGGAGTAATTTTGGCAGTCAAAAAACGAAAAGATTCGCTGCGTACAGTGAAAAAAGTAATAGCGGACATAAAGAGGAAAGAATGTGAATTGCTAGGTATAGTTTTATATTCTTGA